ATTCACAAATATCTGCCTCTTGGAGTGGAGTCTTGCGGTAAAAAGTTACAAGAAATCCCTGAAGATAAGTGTAGGGTAGTACCTTCAAACAAATTTAAATTTTCTGCATCAGATTGTCAACAAGAGCGTGATATGGAGTTGCTTGAATTGTCACGTACTGCTTGTGTGTAGCTCACACCCACAAAATAAATTTGTTCAGTGTGGAACTTTGTAACTGTGTTCTTGTAAACAGGCGAGGTGGTAAAAGGCAGCAATATTTTGAGATGTGTAGAAGTAGGAGCTGCTTGGAACTTGCACAGTTGCATACATTGATTTGCACAGATACCCTAAAAATGTCAAGAAAATCTCTGCTTGAAGCATTGATCCAGCAGATGTTTTCAGTTTGCCAGGGACATTTACCCAGCTATTTTTCTGCAGCATATTCACAAAAATTGCTAAATTTATCATTTATGCAGCAGTGAAAATGGTAACGCTGTAAAGCCGTGCTGCTGAAACTTAGATGTAAAGCACAAATGGCTTCATCATTTCTCTTAAAGTTTTGTGAGATACCAACTACAGATTGTAGTGGTGAAGTACTGAGGATTCATGAACAGCTGGATGATGTTTGTAGATGAGCCAAATCCACCTTGGCAGAAAGTGGGTGAAACGCGGAAGTTTTTCATCCACAGGAACACATTGGAAGCTGTTACGTGATATGGTTTAAAAAGATACTTATGTGCCACCTTTAATTTTGAGTTATTAAAATTGAGATTGTATAGGTGAATTACAATTACAGCTCAACTCAAGCTAAATTCAGTGTGTCTGCATTTGGCtgagttgaagaaaaaaaagacaagctcTACCCTGTCGGCGGCGAACCTGCAATTTGTGCAGCCGAACGATTGAAAGTGCACAATGAAATGAACTGAAGCCAAGAGAAAGACATCATTAATAACAGCAATAGAAGAGCGCTGAAAAGCCCTCTGGAGTTCGCAGCACCCTAACCCGTGTAGCATCTGCCGATGGATGACATCGTCTCTTCCGGCTTGCAGTCAAACGTCTCGGCGAAACTGGGCGCGTTGGCCGCTCCGAACAAGCACGCTGCGTAGGCTGTCGTGTAGTCGAGTGTGTTGGCATCCTGCGCTGCGCCCCGGGCTGTACACAGCGAGAGGCAGGCACGCTTGTACAATATAGCGTTCGAGGCGCGCATTCGGTTGGTGCTTTTTTTCACGTAGTCGCGTTCGTAGTCGCGCTTTCCTTCGAACGCTATGTGCATCGACGCCATGACGCTGAACGCGTCGTCAAACTGTTCGCCGTTTAGCTTCTCGTGCAGATGCGCCGACTTGTTGTTGTAGCAGTCCTGGAACGCGGAGTAGTTGGCCAACGTGCCCTTGCTCCAGGAGCTGGTGGCGTTTTTGGTGGCGCCTGTCGTGGCCTGGAGCGAGCTGCTCCTGTCCACGAGGGAGACAACCTTGCGGGCGAACTGTGTTCCCAGCACTGCGATGTTGATGAACTTGTCGTCTTCCACCTGCCGGTAGTACATTGGAGGAACGACGTACATGGGCGGCAGTGTGACCATCAGCCTGGAGTGGTCCACAGTGAGCTCGTTTCCCAGCAGTATCTGCCTGATGAGCGCCTCGTTCCTGCTCACGGACAGGGACGTGCAGTTGCTGACGTCGCGATATTTTAGCCGAACCATGTTGGACACGAATGATGTGTCGCTTACCTGCCTACCGCTGGTGCATTGTATCGCCTCCTTCGACATGCCGTGGCCATAGAATCGAGTGAATTGGATGTTCCCCAGCTTTTCGAGCGTGGCGCTTCTGTCTCCCTCGGCCATCCAGGTCCAGTTGCCTACTTGGCTCTTTATGCCCATTTTTATGTAGCTCATGTACGCGTTCACGACCTCTTCTATCCAGCTGTTGATGAAGAGAAAGCCGCTGAGGAAATGTGGCCAGACGCCTTCGAACGCTGATGCTGTTGCGCGGAAGCAGACGTCCCTTACGGCGCTTGCTTCGCGGTTTTCAGACAGTTCGTAGTCGTACGTCAAGACGTGCGCTGAGACTTGGGCCAGAATGTAGAGCGGCCTGGCTGCTGTCTTGGTGTCCACCAGAACTGCGTTCAGGTCGTCGCATACGGAGCCAGCAACCGTGGCGGACACCGTGATGTTTTCCGGAAGGGAGACGTCCTTCTCAATCGCATCCCTCCATGTCTTTCCCGGGAAACTCTTGCACTGAATCTCATTCAGGCTCAGCTGTGCGTCGCCTCCCTCGGGTAGCTTTCCCGCGCGTTTCTTGTCCAAGGCGACAACCTCGTTGACGACGGCTCCGGTGGCGCCGTCTTTGCCGATGGCCTTCACCACTTGGCCCAAGTACTTGGCAAGGCTTGCGTGGTAGACCTCCCTGACCAAATTGTGCAACGCGGGAATTCTGTTAACCTGCAGGGTCCTCTGTTCTCCCGAGTGAATAATGCTGACGTCCATTATGACGTGAAAACGGTTAACCAACGAAAGATGGACGATGTGGTCGAACAGCTGCGTTGGGTCTGTCATCTTGAGCCATTCCGTGACTGATATGTTCAAAGCCTGGAAGACAACGGTAACGCACTGGGTTAAAAAATGAGATTTTGCTGTAAAGGAGGAATATTGTAACGTACTCCAGTTCagtatttttccccctttttttaatGATCTGGCTGAGTAGCCTCAAGAAGGGCCTGGGTCACACGCTTGTACGACCATTAGTCATTTTTCGCAATGCGTGCTCGACCGCTGCGGCCCATCCGCTTATGgcatgaatgaatgaaccttGGTTAAAAAGGGAGGCTTGAAGCCGTTTGTTGGGAAGTTGGGTTGTGAAGGAAGGGAAAAGTACGTAGGGCCCATGTAGATACATGGCGGGACGTCCTGGGTCGTCGAGCCACGCTCTatactgctttgtagaggccgcTTAtctcggcatacttgcctatatATTCGCAGATGCTGTCAACTGCGGCTCTGGCTGATGTACGGAATTCCTCGCCATCTTTGGGAAAACTATGCTTCGCGATGAGCTCGCGCCCCCATAGAAGTTCAAGCAATGCCATACTAGGGGGTGTAGATAAGCAAGGCATATACAGTCGAGGTACGGTCACATCTTGACAACATCTACACATTGCCCCCATGATGCCAGCGATGGTCGGTACCCATTCACGGATGATGTTTGGCGTGTAGGTGGCATTGGCGATGATCTTATTAATATCTGCTCAGGACATGTGAGAGCCGTTGAGGTAGCAAGGTAACCCGTCGGTGTAATGGCCTTAACTCGAACATGACTTCTGTTTGGCACGCACTAATCTGCATgttaggacagccaagttgtatacagggtgtttcaattAAGACTACACAGTTCTAAAAAATAGatttttttgagttagaagaacgcttttctCGCCATAGCATTCTCAGAGGTGTGCATCATTATACAGCTAAAATGTGCTGACCCGCAGGCTAGTTAACTaaaattgaatagttaactttctaacgATTATCGTTAGGCTCCTGAATTATTTAAAGGCGTGTAGTACACCGTAAGtgatatctatatcagtttttagaatttcgaaaccaTGGTTACCCTCGACGTTGCGGCTCAACAAATGTTTGCTATTTAGATGAGTTGCGAGCACTGGGGAGGTGTCTTTGCCaacaaacttctcgaaagcgcatttattttggcgcgatgtagccaaagcgcactccattttatgaaagggagtgcactagaggagAACTTACGcgctttttactcccatataggtgtattcctgtttagagtgtagagtcTATGCATCAAGAGGACGCTGAGGGTTAACTAAAGTTGACCAGTATCTATGGCTACCGATTCTAACGAAATATGGGGTTTTGAACTGAAGATGAAGCTTTTTATAACATAgggagggcaaaaaaaaaacacgcaggtgtcgccatcaccgaaAAATTTGTCAAGTATGCTGTGGAGCGTCGACGCAGTAATCGCGAAtctgtacactctgaacaataCCCCTTGATGgtggagtaaactgtcctctagtggGCACCCTTTGATAGAAGGGAGTGTGctacaggacagcttactccctttttactcgtTCCTGTTTAGAGGCATGGTTACAATGCCCGTAACTACCAAACGGCCATTACGGAGTCCTtcaagtttgaatcgagtggcggaaATTTGAACCCGATTTCTTTAGCGTAAATTTGTATTTTGTTGCTCGACAACGTAAGCGCAGTTCCGTGATTCGGTGCAGTGAAATGCTTGTGGGGCCTGAGTACTGGAATgagcggcggcgcaaacaaggacactaacaagaaagacaCACCACaattgttagtgtccttgtttgggCCGCCGTTCATtccatcatgcaccaactcgccgcTCAGGCCGTTATACTGCACCTTGAAGAGCTCCTCCGTGGTGGCCTTGAGGTCGGCGCTCTTGCCCGCGAAGGCGAGGCAGGAGTTGTAGAAGAGCGAAGCGCTCCTGCGCACCTCGATGTGCTCGGCCTCGCCCTGGTTCTGGCTGATCGCCTCGTGGCGCACGATGGAGAAGTTGTTCCTCACGTCGGCCATGAACGAGGACGGCCGGTTGGTGTTCTTGATCCAGTGTCCGCACACGTGTCGGTAGAAGTCCGTGCAGGGGTTTACGCTGTGGTCCATCAAGGATTCGGTGAGATGCACTACCTGCAACGAGCGGCGTTGATTGTGTACGATACTGAATGGCGAAAGGACAACTGCGGATTAAGAGCGGCAAGCACGAGCTGAATGGTATACAGGAAAGGGAAAAAGATTGGCAATGGCTTAGCTTgctggctaaccctggaattcagcgaaaagcaagctcTACCTGCAACGAGCGGTGTTGATTATCATATAATGTTCATTTTAATGACAAAAGGACAATTGCGGATTAAGAGCGTCAAGCAGAAGCTGAATGGTatagaggaaaggaaaaaaaaattggcagtggcttaacttgactaaccctggaattcagcgaaaagcaaggacgcttccTAAgcctctgaggctcgtccatggcagctccgctacacgctcgcgacagccgttctatatattcCCACACGACCACgcggctatgacgtggtatcacacggtcttacgacacccctatCGGATGTCatcgcgtggcttcacatcaccccgtcgaatgttcttaaggtcaacccaaaggtcacctaATGTCAAAAGTCGTGGGCCAAGTTCAGGGTTCAAAgtttcgacaccataactgtaccacatatggtcatataTGGCTATACTTGGTTGGACTGAAGGtggttcaaggtcgttgtgctgcctaccctaagactgctttacctagcgtagtgaagctttcagcTTAAAAAAATCACTGGGACACGTAATTACATTATGTGTTGCCAATGCGAAAGCGTTGTCTTTAAATCGAGTTTTATGAGATGCTTTCATGCTTGTGTTGGCGGACTCGTCTGCACACAACCAGACGTCTATTTATGCCCTCTGGCTGGGGGTTACATATGTTTCCCGCGAGGTCTCTTGTGGTGGCCACAAGGACGCAATGGAGATACATCGAAACGTATATTTATCACTTCCGGTCTTGAGAGTTATGTACAACGCATTTTTCCCCTCGTCGAGGCTTTTAATGATATCGGGTTGAAACGAACTCACGACATAGCTTGACGTTATGCGACCGGCCTCCTCAAGCTGAATCCTCTTGAAGCAGGTCCCTCTACACTTTCTCCTGTTACGTCAAAGCCAGTCCCACGTAAGGTTCGAGACCCGCTCGTGACTAATGAGACAAGCCACGGCCTGTCACGCGGGGCTGATTCTCTCCCCTTTTCGAACTGGGCTTCAAAACTTGTGTAACGCTCTCTTCTATCTTTTCCTTCGCATTCTGAATGTCGCGGGTACAATTCCGGCCGCGGAGGCCACGTTTAGATCGAGGCGAAACGCGGCAGGTGCCGttgcgctgtgcgatatcagtgcaagttgaagatccccaggtggtcgaagttgtcCCGAAGTCCTACACTGCGGCACCTTTTTTCTCTATTTCTCTCGGGACATAGAAGAAGGAAACACGCTGGGACGCTGTATTCCTGCGTGTTTCCTTCTTCTATGTCCCGTTCgtcgcgctgtagtcatggaatagtCATGGAGAAAAGACCAGGGATAGCCGGTAAGCGGGACAAGGGCTAGTCCCATTCATCTGCTGTCCCTCGTCTAATCTCTCGCGCGACATGCATTatcagaaattgaaaaaaatgagtattttgcgggaaggaaatggcacagtatgtctcgcatctcggcggacacctgaaccgcgccgtaaagaaagagataaaaGAGTTACTgagggaagaaaggggtgccgtatagcggagggctgcggagtaatttctaccacctggggacctttaacatgcgctgacgtcgcacagcacgcgggcgcctttttgagtttcgcctccatcgaagcgcggccgagttcgaacccggtcCCAACCGGAATCCGACGCCGTCGCTGTCCGCGTTACCTCTTGGCATTCCTGGCTGATGCAGGGCATGTTCGAGATGACGGGTTTTTTCGAGCTGAAGCCCTCCATGAACACCATGATGGCGACAATGACCACAAAACAGAAGACGACGCCAGCCAGGACCAGCCGCTCCTTGAGGAGCTCCTTCCCGTCTGCagggaaaaaaattacagaatTGCGCTTTTAAAAGCGGAAATGCGAAAGGCTTTCCGTGTCCCGTTTCTTCCTCCATGTCTCATGTTATTGTTTTTTAatgtttaattttcattttttatgttgtatttttactttttccattttttatttCATCATATATATGTCGCTTATGAACTGCTGCTTAAGCAACTTATacagtttattttatttaccatacaacttttcattgacagttcgtgcggatgACTTCCATcaacgccactcatgagccaagaaaggcttacgccttaacaATGGTTGCGGATTTCGCAGGGTCGACGCGCGAACAGCAGGACCAAGTCGAGCATTCGTGCAGTGAGGACGCATGGATAGATGATGTCTGCATTCCCTTTGAATCAGGCGCGGGGATGGCAGGTGCCACCAAGCTAATCTCCTCTTGCCTtcttaaaaacttttttcaacCACAGAACCCGTGCTTCCGTTCAACAGAGAGCCTGTCATTGCGTCTGACTCTACATTGATTTCTTGTTGTCTTCACTTTGAGGCCATAAAGTTGTGTAGCGTAGTCTACATAGCAGGGCGCTGATGGAACTGTCTGCAGCCGGTGTCGGGCATTGCATGTAAATTGGACAATGAAACAGCGAGATATTCATGGGTGGAAGTCAGGCTCTTTGCTGCTCTTTGAGTAGTTCGAAACTAGTATCCAGAACCGTAGCTCGAAACATGGGTCAGAATAAGCCTTAGTAGCCATGACCTTCGTAGTCAGCAAGAAAACCGCGTATTGCAACTTGCAGCTTTACATCAGGCCCCTCTAGAATGCGGCTCTCAGACTGCGACAAGATGACGGCTGGGGCACTGGCCTTTTATTGATGACGACTGCTGGAAAGTCTCCTTGTGAGTTACAAGATTAGCCTTAAAAAGAAATGCACAGGCGATCATGCAttgtgatgcgacaaatctgcgttagcaATATTGATTGTAGTACATTTCACTTTTACATTGATCGCATTCGTTCCGCGTGGACTCCAGATGGGTTGAGGTCGGTGCGTGGGTGGTGGGTGCAGGCTCGAAAGTGGGAGATGTATGTTTAACGGTGGGTGCCGGAGGTGCACCCACcacgctctaaacagaaatgagtaaaaaaggAGTGAGCTGTCTTCTAGTGCAGTCCCTTTTATGTTAGCTGTCCTCTAGTGCTCTCCATATTATACATAAAAGGGAGCGTACtagagggaaaaaaaggaaaattgattgttgaggaaagcaaatggcacagtaattgtatCCCATATGCcggcggacaccggaactgcgccgtaagggaattggTAGGAAGGGGggtgtgaaagaaggaagagagaaaggtgtccgtagtggaggtctccggagtaatttcgaccacctggggatcattaacgtgcactgacatcgcacagcacacgggcgccttttgcgcttcgcctccaccgaaacgcggccgccgcggtcgggttcgaacactagaggacagcttactctcttttttactcccatataggcgtattccaGTTTAGAGTGCTACGGAGGAGGCACCGTCAGGGCTACGTAGGGTACCCCGACCCGCTCCGTTCCGCTAAGAGCGATCGGGGATGTAGGCTCCGCACGGAGACGTAGTCTCCGGCTTTTTCGACGAAAGGGGACTATACTGCAGTATAGTCCAGCTGGTTTCGTTTACGCAGCTTTCGAGACACTTCGGAGGCCTCCCTTTCGGACAGATGCGGCAGACGCACTTACCATGTCTGCCGCTGCCGGCGTTGGCTGTCGGCGGTATGGGAGACGTATCCGACGTCGTGTTGGCTTTGAAGGCTGTGCAGGAAATCGAACCGCTATGAATTGTCAACGGCATTTAGTGTTTACTAATTTTATCCGTTTATTTACCCTCAGGAGACTACAAGGAGCACTGTATAGAGGGGAGGCGTATAGGGCTATGGAAACTAAAATTCAGCAATTATTGTGAAAAACAGACGCAAGATAAGAGAAAGAAAATGCTTCTTAAACTGCCGAGTATGCTGTATACCGTTATCCCGAGGAATGAGCAGTTAATGAATCAAAGGTTATAAAGCTTTACATGACAAATTTCAGAGTAATGAGATCAAATGATGTCATCTAGGAATGTacacaagacgcgactagaaACAAATCAATGTGTGCGTCTTGCCACTTTCTTGATGCATAAAATGTGCAAAGAGGCCTGGTATGCCTTGTAGGACAGCGTAGCGACATATGAAACGAAAAACTATGGAGGTAACATTAAACGACATAGAGGAGGAACCACGGAATAGGTCACAACTTTGAGTTGACGATATCCTGTATAACTACTATAAGGAAGGGATGGACTTATTCCGGAACGTAATGTGGATAACacgtatggtatagtatgtgcggtttaacgtcccgaagcgactcgggctatgggaACACCATAATTTGAggactctggattaatttcggccatctgggggatcttgaacgtgcactgacatcgcacagcacacgggcacagtGGCCGAGACTGAACCCGAATGCTTAGTATCAGTAGCCGATCGTCGCAagcactaagccaccgctgccGGTCGAGAACAGGTAAGTGTCGGTTTGTTAAGCTATAACAAAGACGATTCCGAGAGAACATAAAAATTACAGGGGCGCTTAATTATATTGTGATGAGAGTGCTTTAGCACTACGCCTTCTCCTTGCATGAGAAACTAATTTTGCCGGGTTAGTGCATTAATCAGTAAAAAAGCTGATCGACATTGACTGATTGACCCTCCACTTCACTGTAGCCGCCAGCCGGGCTGTTCTCGTGGATACCACTGTCAGGTTGCGCATTCATCCACCCACGTCAGAACCTCGTCATCCCACGATAACCACCCACTGGGTTCTCGTGGATACCACTGTCAGGTTGCGCATTCATCCACCCACGTCAGAACCTCGTCATCCCACGGTAACCACCCACTGGGTTCTTCCAATTGGCAGCCACTTTCCGGCCTCTGCCTTGCATCTGCaattccctctctccactttgccacctgccaaccatggcaggtggtgtAAGAACATCATGCTGTCGGACACTTTCTTCACGGTGGAGCTTCTAGTGCAAACGTTCTAAAACTGACAGACGACCAATGCAGTTGATGCGGCCGAGTacgcgttagcattagtgtttcCCCCTGACGGTGGCCAGTGGAGTGATCCATTCCATCAATGACCGCGTGATACGCCGCACCCCCTTCCCCCCTCACCACTCGCCCAATCCAGCAATCACTGTGTGCCATGCCGTACATCTTCGTCACTTTCCGTCTCGTCAGCAGTTTGCTCCCACCGACACGCCCCCTCTCCGCTTTCCCCTTCCTTTCGCCCTACTTTCCCCTAAATatggagagagagaaacagcGGAGAGGGGCTTTTCCTTTCTAGACTTTGCCCCCTCTTCATCGAGGTTTCCCACGCTAGCGCCGGACACTACT
The genomic region above belongs to Amblyomma americanum isolate KBUSLIRL-KWMA chromosome 9, ASM5285725v1, whole genome shotgun sequence and contains:
- the LOC144104767 gene encoding uncharacterized protein LOC144104767; the protein is MVFMEGFSSKKPVISNMPCISQECQEVVHLTESLMDHSVNPCTDFYRHVCGHWIKNTNRPSSFMADVRNNFSIVRHEAISQNQGEAEHIEVRRSASLFYNSCLAFAGKSADLKATTEELFKALNISVTEWLKMTDPTQLFDHIVHLSLVNRFHVIMDVSIIHSGEQRTLQVNRIPALHNLVREVYHASLAKYLGQVVKAIGKDGATGAVVNEVVALDKKRAGKLPEGGDAQLSLNEIQCKSFPGKTWRDAIEKDVSLPENITVSATVAGSVCDDLNAVLVDTKTAARPLYILAQVSAHVLTYDYELSENREASAVRDVCFRATASAFEGVWPHFLSGFLFINSWIEEVVNAYMSYIKMGIKSQVGNWTWMAEGDRSATLEKLGNIQFTRFYGHGMSKEAIQCTSGRQVSDTSFVSNMVRLKYRDVSNCTSLSVSRNEALIRQILLGNELTVDHSRLMVTLPPMYVVPPMYYRQVEDDKFINIAVLGTQFARKVVSLVDRSSSLQATTGATKNATSSWSKGTLANYSAFQDCYNNKSAHLHEKLNGEQFDDAFSVMASMHIAFEGKRDYERDYVKKSTNRMRASNAILYKRACLSLCTARGAAQDANTLDYTTAYAACLFGAANAPSFAETFDCKPEETMSSIGRCYTG